From the Piliocolobus tephrosceles isolate RC106 chromosome 14, ASM277652v3, whole genome shotgun sequence genome, the window TGCTGGCCCACACCTGTCAAGGGGCAAAAGCAGAGAAGAACAGACAGGTCCTTTACTTCCAAGCCTCCACATCAttggcatatttcctttgtcccatCCATTAATCCAGTTCCTCTGGAGTCTGAGCCACAGTGCTGGCTCAGACTCAGCCAAGAATCCCACTGGATCCCCTGACACCCTTACCTGGCAGTGGGGATGGGGGTTGGAACAGCCCATCATGGCACCTTTGTTTTCAAAGATCTGTCAGATAGGGATAGGGAGCTTTGTTAGCCAAAAGACACCAAGTCAGCTCCCTCCTGACCACATCCTGTGAAAACAAATGTTACTCCCCAGAACCAAAGCTTCATCACCCCCTCCCTGCCCATCCAGGGGAAGGGGTGACTTCACAAACCTGCACCCAAGGGTACTGGGCACCCAGCTCCTCTGTGACTGAGGCCCATGCATCAACAACAGCCCGGATCTCAGGGACCGACATGAGTGGCAGCGTTACATCCGACCAGGGGTGGAAGCACATGACCTTACTGGGTGGTGAGGGGGGTAAAGATAACTGAGAGGCAGGGCTTGGCTGTGCTATGGGCAGGGCCCAACCCCAATGCTGAGTCTCCAACCCTGGTTTGAAAGTTGTAAGGGGAAATCCATAGTTACCAGACTCCTCGAGCAGCCTTTGCTTGGAAAAGGGGATGATCACTGGGTCCTGAGGTAAAGGAGTACGACTCTGCAGCAGCAGTCCCTCAAGAGGTCTAGCCACCCTCCTCCCCAACAGCAGTTGGAGCCAGGTTACCTGGACTGGGGGCATCAGGCTGCAGAGCTGGGAAGTCGTTGTCAAACAGGAAGGTGCTATCGTAGTGGGGATTCACCTACTGACAAGGATGGGCTAGAAGCACTCACTGCCCCATACCACCAGTTACCTGGTGGGCTTCAAAGACTGGACAGGCTACAAGTGAGTAGGCAAGGCCCACTCTAGGGGACCAAAAAGCTTGGTGGGATATGACCCAGAAGGAGGTTCACTACCCCTGTGGGTGGAGGACAGCTCTAAGAGGGAACTACTCCCCGTGGCCCAGCCTGCAGATGCAGGGCTCTACAGGCTTACCTCTCCATTGGCTCGGGTGGCCCCGGGACACAGAGGGTTGAGGGGGTCATGGCGGGGCACTGTCTTCAGAAGCTGGGGCTCCACTTGACCCTGCCAGGGCCGCTTCATGCGGTGAGCTGACACCAGCACCCACTCATCCTGCAGTGGGTTGTAGCGTATATGCTGATGGTCTGGGGGCAGACAGTTAAGATCAGTCCTCAGAGCTCTCTAGCTCCCTCTCTCCTGGGTCTCACCCACCAGCAGGCCCAAGCTCGGAAGCGTCCTCTCCGCCCCGTCCCGCTCAGGAGCTAGAGGCCCAGGATTGGACCTTCCCAACGCCAATTGGCCTGCAGCTCGTACACAGGCGACTGTATGCCTTGTCGGTCTGGCTCGGGATGAGCGTTCCAACCTTAGGTGGAGGCAAGAGCTTTCTAAAGAAGGGGAGGGCTCGGCTCCGCGCCCCAGGGAGTCCCTGCCGCGGTGCAGTTACCGCTTGCCCGGAAGGTTGCTGCTGCGGCGTCCGCCTCTGACGCCTGCTGGCGCTGCTCAGGATCGGTTCCGCTGCGCGACATGAGGCCACCGGGGATCCGCTGGAATATCTGCAGGGCGGTGCCTCACCCTTCACTTTCTCCGTCTACACCGCCCGTCCCCGCGCCGCCCCCGATGATTGGCCAGCCGCCAGCACGTGACTGACTGACTGGGCTGCCCTGCCACCTGGGGGCGGGGTTCAGAACAGCTGTGAACCCTGGGGGCAGACATTGATGATCCCACTCCACCCAGAgctggagccactgcactggaAGAACCTCTGTGAAAGCTGCCTACTGCAGAATCCTTGGGCTCCAGGACGCCTACAAGACTTGCTTGCTGCaatcattcatttgatctttcattcagcaaatatttaccgAGCATCTACCATGTGCTACGCACCTAGGCTGTGTGAAGCATTGGGCTGCACAAGTCAGGCATGGCCTCTGCCCTGCCTGAGCTTACATTCTAGGGCGAGTAAGGATATGACCCTGGATCAACAGTGCCTCAGTCACCTGCTCAGTGACTGTAGTGGAGGAGAGGCAAACTTGGTGGGGTCTGTGTGGAGTACTATATCCATATCGTATCCctaaaagcaaaaacagattTCGGAAAAAGGGCTGAGTAACCATattgcctttctttctctcactcttgctctgcttcttcctctctctctctctctcctacacACACACCAAGACAGCACAAGAAGTGGGACGGGTAAAAGAGCTATAAAAAATCTACAaatggccgggctcggtggctcacgcctgtaatcccaacactttgggagaccaaggcgggcggatcacgaggtcaagacattgagactatcctggccaacaacaacaacaaaaaaagctgcGCGTAGTGGCGcgcacctatactcccagctcctcaggaggctgaggcaggagaatcacttgaacccaagaggcagaggttgcagtgagccgagattgcgccactgcactccagcctggcaacagagcgagacgtggtctaaaaaaaaaaaaaaaaaaaaaaaatctgaaaatgtggGGAGTACAGGACTATCAGAAGCTCCAGCcaccatctatttttttttttttttgagacggagtctcgctctgtcacccaggctggagtgcagtggccagatctcagctcactgcaagctccgcctcccgggtttatgccattctcctgcctcagcctcccgagtagctgggactacaggcgcccgccacctcgcccggatgattttttgtatgttttttagtagagatggggtttcactgtgttagccaggatggtcttgatctcctgaccttgtgatccgcccgtctcggcctcccaaagtgctgggattacagacttgagccaccgtgccgggccccAGCCACCATCTAGGTGGGGCCTAGTGTTTCCTTTACACATCCCCTTCccttttctaaattttccttGGATCGGACCAATTGGCTAACACTAGgataaaattcaaatgaattcctcccctggtactttttttttttttttcctttgagagagagtctcactctgccacccaggctggagtacagtggtgtgatcttggctcactgcaacctccacctcctgggttcaagcaattctcctgcctcagtctcccgagtagctgggattataggttcatgccaccacacccggctaatttttgtatttttagtagagatggggtttcacatgttgccaggctggtcttgaactcctgacttcaagtgatcctcccgcctcagcctcccaaacggCTGGCCCCCTGGTACTTTTAAAGAGCCATCTAAATATTGTCTAAACCTCTTCCCCATTTCACAGTGGGGACCAGGGGACTCAAAGTCACCCAGAGAATTAGTGGCCAAGCTGAGATTTGAATGCGAGTTTCCAAGACTCTTCCCAGTGCTGTGAGATGCCTCTGAGACTTCAGTGGAATGTAGGACAGAAACCCAGTGACTTAGAAGTTGAGCCATAGCAGGGACGTCCCTTCCCCCAGTCCAGGCCAAACCAAGCCAGGTGTTTTACAACTGGGCTGCAAAAACTAGGTCATGGGTCATTTACTTGATCTCTGCCCTAAGGTCCTCAGACTGTAGGGGACAGGGAGCTGGGGACTGAGAAACGGGGGTTTTACCTGTCCCACTGGCTGTTCATATTACCCAAAGAGGTGAGACAGGAACAGGAGATCTGCTTTTCTGTTCTCTCAGTTATATTTGTTTGAGTGACTAGAGCTTGTAGACAGCTCCATTTTCCCAAGAACACTAGTGCTTCAGTGCCACACCCTGAATCATGCTAACTAAATCCTGACCCCCATCAGGAACATCTTTCAGGAACATCTCCATAACTCTCCTCTATGACTCCCCAAGGTCATTTtttggaggaagaggagaatgaCTAAGATGGGGCCTAcccagctccctccctcccagaTCCCAGAGGTGTTGTTACAGTAAAGGgatcccaatccagaccccaagagaggattcttggatctcatgcaagaaagaattcaaggtgaGTCCATAGTGTGAAGtcaaagcaagtttattaggaaagtgaaggaataaaaaaatggctactccatagacagagcacct encodes:
- the GALT gene encoding galactose-1-phosphate uridylyltransferase isoform X1; translation: MSRSGTDPEQRQQASEADAAAATFRASDHQHIRYNPLQDEWVLVSAHRMKRPWQGQVEPQLLKTVPRHDPLNPLCPGATRANGEVNPHYDSTFLFDNDFPALQPDAPSPGPSDHPLFQAKAARGVCKVMCFHPWSDVTLPLMSVPEIRAVVDAWASVTEELGAQYPWVQIFENKGAMMGCSNPHPHCQVWASSFLPDIAQREERSQQTYKSQHGEPLLMEYSRQELLRKERLVLTSEHWLVLVPFWATWPYQTLLLPRRHVQRLPELTPAERDDLASIMKKLLTKYDNLFETSFPYSMGWHGAPTGSEAGANWDHWQLHAHYYPPLLRSATVRKFMVGYEMLAQAQRDLTPEQAAERLRALPDVHYSLGQKDGETATIA